The genomic stretch ACAAACCTGTAGAAAGCCATCGTGAGCCGTCAAAGGCAAATCTTCCTTGTCCTTTATCAATTTCTTCACCTTCTCGAATAAAGTGCTGTTAGCAGCCTGAAATTGTATCTGCTGTATTACTCGTTCgacattatttctttatacaaCCGTGTGCTACATATCTTACAATTAACATGTCGTAATCCGCACTGTTTCtgaatgtaattaatttgtacGACCCATAATTAGCGAACTCTTCCATAGTGGAGAAAGGCAAAGTAACCGTAGAGACTGTCAAAAAACTGGTCAGCGAGGCGGAGTAAGCGGATAGAATGATCAACGACGACAAGAAAATCGATAGGAAAGCCAATCTCATCGAGAACTTGGTTGGAAATTCTGAAAGAGAGAGGTTTCGTGCGAGAATATTCCACTTCGTATCTCTGTGTTGCAATTACCTGACAAGCCTTGCTGACAATAAATCCCCCAAACGTATATGTAATTATCTGCCAGAATTCTCATCACGATACGACCTCTCGTCTTCATGAGAGTCAAAAAGATTGGAGCAGTCACGATCACGAATATTATCATCGACCAGACGTCTGCTTTGAATGTCTGAAAACAGGAATCCATTATCGCGATGTCGACGATTCGTGAAAATCGATGCGCGTcagagaaatatatatataaaaaaaaaataaaataaaataaactagCACCGATTCTCGTGTGGTAATCGCGCGCTAGAAGCGAAAGGATAAAATATTCCGTTAAGAAAGAGAACCTTAAAGTAGGCGGACCATTGTACATATGCGCCATCAGGTTTTTTAAAGTATATTCTATTGCGAGACAAAATTAGCGGCAAGGTAAAGTCAACTACGTCCAGCCTATGATTAGTCATGCTGAACTCTGCGACGCCGAAGTCAGCTCTGTCCGACGCTACTTCGCCTACCACCCCTGTCCAGGTATTATCGTCCTTGTTCAAATCACCATATATCAGCATCGAGCTTGTCACTTCGATCTTGAAATTCATCGATTTACTTAGCTCTTTGATCAATTTGCCGAAGAAGTGCGAAAGAATTCCGTTCTTTATCTCGACGAACGGAGAGTCCTTGAATTCGAATCAATCGtaattttcaaacaaaatataatgatTCTCTGGGGACACTAAATATTCATTCGCGTTTGTCGTAACATTCACCTGGACGATCGATATACGCATCGTTTGCCCAAACATGTTGTTTCTCCTCGCATACAAGGAACTTGTTGTCTTGAGTTTCAGACCTTGTCCAGTTTGCCAGGTAGCCAAGTTGAAGACTCTTGTTTGATTATCGCGTAACGCGTACCACTCTGTTAAGAGCGGCAGATCGTAACAGAGCACCAGCATCTCCGTGTTGAACATCAGATTGAACGGGTTTCCGACAGGATTTTGACAAATGTCTCGCATGGGATTTCCCCGATACGGTAGAAACATCAACAACCAAACGGATGAAGACATATCGATCTGTCTGGTGGCCATCGAAAATTCATCCATGGTCTCTTTTGTAGCAAGAGCGACGACGTACAACGGGCGCGTCAAGTAGCCTTGGAATTTTCTAGCCTCGCGTGACAGTTGAGAAAAGCTTACGATCATGGTCAAGATGCCGCGCTGTGAGAAAGCCCGTAACCATATATAAGCCAAGGACGTTTGATTGAAGTCTGAAACGATAATTATTCGCGCTCGTCTCTTCTTATGAATTAACAAACCGAGGAAGAAAGTATTTTAAGCGAGAGACATAACGGCTCGATATTGACTGCGCATTTCAAGCTAATTAATTCGTGAAACAGTTAAGTCTACCACTTTCACACATACGATTTTCGAGAAGAGTGAACAAGACTTACTGGTATGGCTGTTTGAACACACGATTATGATGCAGGATGTTTTGTAATAATTGTGAACGTCCTTAATTAAGAGAACATATTTGTAAGCGTCATTTATATCCACCGAGAACGCTGAAACGGACAGAAGCAGCAGTATGATGATCGCGTAACGAGTCATTCGTGTCATCTCGCAACAAAAACACCTGGTTAATCCGTTGAATTACCACGGGTCAGCGGTAAAATCCCTTTTAATGACAGTTAAGATACGCGGTCACTTCGTTAATGTTATCCAATGAATCTCCTTTAACATCGATATGTATTCTCACCAACGTGTTTGCAAATTTTAACAACAACAAACTCGATCATATCCTTCTCCTTTTTGCTATTCCCGACCGCTTCTGATGGTAACTAACTGAACTAAAAATGTGGAGAAACCGTAACCGCAGGTCATACTGGGATTTATCGAATTTACAGATCTGAGGATGAGGATAGTATCTCGTTAGGAACGTAATGGCCCACGGTACGCATCAACCGTGCAATCGAACAGATTACGTACAAAGTGCAAAGATTAACGTCGATAAGAACATGTATTTATACACGTGCATTATCGgatttatcgtatttttatcGGAATATGCATGAGATGTGATTTAGTAGAGCTTTTATAATGTGACATTTTGTTCGTTTATAGTTATTCCACTGCTTTTATACTACTTTAAGTTAGAAGAAAATCAAATTGAAGAGAATCACACACTAAATGCTTACATGTTAAAATTGCGTTGAATCTTTGATACACACATATTGACGAATTTACCTTTTGTTAATTGGACGATTGAATTATTGAGAATTTCGGTACCTATTGCAATACATCTCTACGATTAATATAATAAGGGCTAGTGAAACACCAcagaaaaagattattaacACAGATGCCACGCTATAAAATCCAACCGGCTGAAATGTGTTCTTCTTCGTGAAAAACACTTTGTTCTTAAACCGGTTCAGTAGACCAGTGTTCAGAAGTTTCTGCACACTGCAACATTACGATGAATATTTTAGTTACGAACAGAAAGATACATCAAATTCTCTTATTCACAGCTCGTCGACATTTATAACGTATCTATCGATACCAACTAGTAATTCAGGATCGAGGTGTATTGGCTATTTTTCGGAAGGATCAGGGACAAACTATCCACTCGGCCAGTGTCAATGCAGACGATATCGCAAGGAATACGAAAATTCGATATTCCCTGCATTTTTTTACCATAACCGCTGTAGTACACTAATGTAGGATCGTCGCAGATCTGAAAACGTATAAGGTAGTTGCAGAAATTCCACTCGACGTGTTATCAAATCGTGTCCATAGAAGCAACCTTACCCTTTGAAATCCATCTTCTATGGTGATTGGTAGAGTATGTATCGGCCTTAGTTTAGCCATCATGTGTACCGAAACGGGGTCTTTCGATAGCTGAAAagcaaattatatttttgtatagcATGATGTCGTTAAAAAccatctatgtatatatacaatgTTTCGCGTTTTGTT from Bombus huntii isolate Logan2020A chromosome 8, iyBomHunt1.1, whole genome shotgun sequence encodes the following:
- the LOC126868881 gene encoding uncharacterized protein LOC126868881, which produces MRLAFLSIFLSSLIILSAYSASLTSFLTVSTVTLPFSTMEEFANYGSYKLITFRNSADYDMLIAANSTLFEKVKKLIKDKEDLPLTAHDGFLQVCNEKVGFYITEAIKNAINIPCETSFIDADRVDSLALVLQKHGQYTGVVNY